CGCTGGGTGGTGTGGCTGACGGCCACCATGATGGTCGCCGAAATCACCGGCGGCTGGATCTTCAACTCCATGGCGTTGCTCGCCGACGGCTGGCACATGAGTTCGCATGCGTTTGCGCTCGGACTTTCGGTGCTGGCCTATTGGGGTGCGCGCCGGTTCGCGCATGATCCGCGCTTCGCCTTCGGCACCTGGAAGATCGAGATCCTCGGCGGTTATACCAGTGCGCTCTTTCTGGTGGTCGTCGCCGGATTCATGGTGTATCACTCGGTCGAGCGGCTGCTGGCGCCGATGCCGATCCACTACGATCAGGCGATCGGCATCGCCGTGCTGGGGCTGGTGGTGAATCTGGTCTGCGCCTGGCTGCTCAGGGACGGGCATGGCCACGCGCATCACCATCATCATCACGATGGGCACGCGCACCACGACCATCATCACGATCTGAATCTGCGGGCGGCCTATCTGCATGTGCTGGCAGACGCAGCGACCTCGCTGTTCGCGATCGTCGCGCTGTTCGGCGGCAAACTGTGGGGCGCGGCCTGGCTCGATCCGGTCATGGGGATCATCGGCGCGGCCCTGGTGTCGATCTGGGCCTACGGGCTGCTGCGCGACACCAGTCGGGTGCTCATCGATGCGGAGATGGATCGACCCGTGGTGGCCGAGGTGCGTGAAGTCATCGCGCAGCTGCCGGTCGCGGCCAAGATCGCCGATCTGCACGTGTGGCGGGTGGGGCGGGACAAGTATGCCTGC
The sequence above is drawn from the Allochromatium vinosum DSM 180 genome and encodes:
- the dmeF gene encoding CDF family Co(II)/Ni(II) efflux transporter DmeF, with translation MMQDSAVLENRQHSHVFDEGNPLAERNTRWVVWLTATMMVAEITGGWIFNSMALLADGWHMSSHAFALGLSVLAYWGARRFAHDPRFAFGTWKIEILGGYTSALFLVVVAGFMVYHSVERLLAPMPIHYDQAIGIAVLGLVVNLVCAWLLRDGHGHAHHHHHHDGHAHHDHHHDLNLRAAYLHVLADAATSLFAIVALFGGKLWGAAWLDPVMGIIGAALVSIWAYGLLRDTSRVLIDAEMDRPVVAEVREVIAQLPVAAKIADLHVWRVGRDKYACILSLVVNEPLEPDAVRQALSIHEELVHVTVEIHRHR